ACTTCATCTGAGCAAAACCCAGGCTTCTTCAAGACAAAGACTCCATACGTGTAACACACTTGGGAAAAGTTTGACACAAAATTCAGGTTTAACCAGAAGCTATCTAAGAAAGAGTCCTGATAAGTTTCATGGATATGAACAATCATATTTTCTTAAGCATCAAAGAGCTCACAGTACAGAAAAAAACTGTGTATGTggtgaatgtgggaaagcttttcgTTGTAAATCACAGCTCATTGTTCATCTCAGAATTCACACAGGGGAGAGACCTTATGAATGCACTAAGTGTGAAAGAGCCTTCAGTGCCAAGTCAAACCTTAATgctcatcagagagttcatacaggagaaaaaccCTACTCATGTAGTGAATGTGGTAAAGTCTTCTCTTTCAGGTCACAGCTCATCGTCCATCAGGAAATTCACACAGGAGGGAAACCTTATGgttgcagtgaatgtggaaaagcctATAGCTGGAAGTCACAGCTTATTTTACACCAGAGAAGTCATACAGGAGTGAAACCCTATGaatgcagtgagtgtgggaaagcctttagttTGAAGTCACCATTTGTTGTACACCAGAGAACTCACACAGGAGTGAAACCCCATAAATGCAacgaatgtgggaaagcctttaggAGTAAGTCATACCTCCTCGTTCACATCAGAATGcatacaggagagaaaccttACCAATGCAGTGATTGTGGGAAAGCCTTCAATATGAAGACACAGCTCATTGTCCATCAGGGAGTTCACACAGGAAATAATCCTTACCaatgcagtgagtgtgggaaggccttcgGGAGGAAGGAACAGCTCACTGCACACCTGAGAGCTCACGCAGGAGAGAAGCCCTATGgatgcagtgagtgtgggaaggCTTTCAGCAGCAAGTCGTACCTCGTCATTCACAGGAGAACACACACAGGAGAGAGGCCCTATGGATGCAGTTTCTGTGAGAGAGCCTTTTGTGGGAAGTCACAGCTAATTATACATCAAAGAACTCACTCAACAGAGAAGCCCTACGAATGCAGTGAGTGTGAGAAAGCCTATCCTAGGAAGGCATCACTCCAGATACACCAGAAAACTCACTCAGGAGAGAAACCTTTCAaatgcagtgagtgtgggaaagccttcactCAGAAGTCATCTCTCAGTGAACATCAACGAGTTCACACGGGAGAGAAACCATGGAAATGTTCTGAATGCGGGAAATCCTTCTGTTGGAATTCAGGGCTCCGTATACATAGAAAAACTCACAAGTGAAATTAGAATGAAGGAGAGGGTAGAAATATTCTAATAAAACTTGGTCCTTTGGAGACTTCAGATGATAATATAGACAGGATACAGAAGCAGGCAGTCCCCAAAATTCACTCATATCAAATAAGTCATGTAGGAGAGAAAACAGTCATATTTGTAATGACTGCAAAAGATTTTAGAAATAAGTCACATACAAACTTGATAGATGAGAATAACTGAAGAAATTGAGCAGGAACTATATCAAATGTGCTGGCATCATTATGAAGATGTAATTTTGAGAATTCATATTGAgaacatttaataaatttattaaactgGGAAAGCATTTTCTCATAGAAAATGTGTTAAATGGAGAGTCACATTCCAAATTTGAAGCTATGTTTTAGagtgaagaaaataattataaatggtaGACTTTTACATGGTGGAGtatgaaagtttttattttgatatgtaaataaaatgtcaagATAAGGGACATATTCTGTAGGTTAAGGAATATTTAAGGTGACTTTCATGAACACTGAATAGCGtttctaaaactatttttattgacttttagaaagagggagagagaaagacgtTGATCAGCCGCCTCCGGCATGTTCCTTAGCAGGGACTGAGCCCACGACCCAGGCGTGTGCCAgcagcctttcagtgcacaagaCAACGCCCAGCCAACAGCCATGCTGGCAGGTCCTCaacagcactttttaaaatgttgttcttttatttttcaatgtaacTTATTATACTCAGTAGTTTGTGGAATAAGATCCCCCAGTATTCTTCCTGTTAAATGATAACTATCAGTATTATCTCTCTTTCTAGGAATATAGCTAATATAATGTGGCTTTTAATAAGTGAAAAGGTACGGTTCTCACTCCAAATGAGTTCACTTGTTCAGGAGTCTACGTAAGTGGGTCTGGCAATGATTACAGGGCTGCTGAAGAGAATTCATTGTAATGAACATTGCGTATAGTTTAGCAGTTCAGTGTCCATTCCCCTTGACTGATAAGAGCACTCTAGTTTTCTCTGCAGAAGTACCTCTGTGTGTGCATCCTGTGGTGTCTTTTCCACTAGCAACAGGGAGGCATTATTCCCATTGTTGGGTAATAGTAGCCTCTTTTCCaggaattttaatttaattcagtCTCACATGAACCATAAAGGAAATGTGGGAACTCCTATGTTCTTCTCCCAGAATTCTATTCAAGTAATCGATTCCTGCTGTACTGAtatcctagacccgtggtcggcaaactgtggctcgcaagccacatgcggctctttggccccttgagtgtggctcttccacaaaataccacagcctgggcgagtctattttaaagaagtggcgttagaagaagtttaagtttaaaaaatttggctctcaaaagaaatttcaatcgttgtcctgttgatatttggctctgctgactcatgagtttgccgaccactgtcctagactaaCTCTGAATACTGTCCCTTTTTGAACCTGGTTTTCTGGCGTTATGGGTGCTTCTTCgtatctttttaataaaaaatatatttttcagttaaaattaAGGAGAATGAGTTTATCTTTCTTATAACTGCAGGGCTTTAATTGATAAATTGTTGCTCCAGAGTAGTGTTTATATAACAAAATGTTAGAGAAAATTTTTATCCCATAATATGAAATGGTGGTATTGTTtgtgtacaccaaaaagtttgtgGCCCCTGATATGATTCTGGGAACTCTGAGGAGCTATTTCCATAGAAGAACTTTAAATTTATGAGGAAATATGGGACAGGAGATGAGATGGATACTTCTGGTCATATCAGCTCTTAAATTCAACAGTGACAGACTTGAAGCCCTGAAATTTCACCTCAAAGCAACTCTTGTGACATTAATGAAATAATTGCTTACTCATAGCTGTAGGGTTCAGATAGTGGAaggcaaatatatgtatatttggcTTGCtggatttaaaaacaatttcaaatgCTCATTAATCTCTTATGTAAACATGTATTGGTCTAGAAAAAGTCTGATAATTCAAGTAGAGATATCTTAGGAATCAGAACAGCCGAGCAAGCTCTGATAACAAAGACTACATgttggcaaactacagcccacgggccaGCTGCAGTTTGCTGCTAATAGCAAGAGTACAGAGATAAATTGAATAATGGATTGGTACGCAGGAAGGAATTATAAAGATTCCATGAGAAAGCATACTGTGGAGAGAACACCTAGGATGTGGCTGGACAACAACTGTTTGTTAAAGATGTTAGGTGTGTGACTTGTAAATCCAATTAGTTATCTCAGCAGAAATACTACCAACTTGGACCGAAGGGGACAGAGACGGGTTGAAATGAAGGAATGCCGTGGGACTGAAATTCTACAGGCAGGAAACAAGCTGATAGAGCTATCTAGCTGTAAACATGAGTTAATCTTaaaaagggggaaggggaatgACCTCAACGCAGCACCACCACCTCGGTTCTAGAAGGTGACAGCTATTTAAATCCCAGACAACTGGTCTAccctgcagggaggagagagcagggccaCCACCCGAGTGGGCTTAGAGGACAGCATTTAGCCAAAGAGCGCTTGGGAATCTCTTCAGCTAAATATCCCAGTTCCCTGTAAGTTCTACTTTTTACAAAATAGAACACAATTTAACCAAGTTCTCTCTCACTTTAGTACAAAGATCTCCTTTTTCTCCAATCTCCAATAATGTTACTCATTTTTATCCCAACACCTTACCAAAAGTAACATTTGTACACCTTTAACATTAGTATTTCTACCAAGTTGTCTCAAGGCAATCTGGGCTTTCTCTATCAAATGCCTCAAAACTCTACCATCTGATACCAATTCCAAGCCATTTCCACATTTTTAGGCATTTGCTATAGCAGCACCCTATTTTCTAGTCCCAAAATCTTTGTTCATTTGCTAGGGCTTCTGTAACCCAAAGTGCCACAAAATGAGTGTTTGCTTCGAGTCTCgtctctggaggctggaagcctgaAATCAAGGTGCCAGCGGGTTTGATTCCTTCTGAGGCTTGTGAGGGAAGAGTCAGTTCCAGACCTCTCTTTGGCTTGTAGATACCCAtcttctccctttgtctctttACATCATTTTCTCCTtaggtgtatatatttttaatccaaaTTCCTCCTTTTTATAAGGTTACCAGTCATATTGGCTTAGGGCtctcctaatgacctcattttaacatGATAATCTCTGTAAAGATCCTGTGTATACAtagggtcacattctgaggtgtaGGGGTTAGGACTCTACCCTGTCTTTTGGGGGATACAACTCAACCCATAACAATCAAAGGGAATAGACAACTTGAACACTATAAACCAACTAGACCTGACGGACATGCATGAGCACTCTACCCAACCACACCAGAATGGACATTCTCAAGTGCACGTGGAATGTTACACAGtataaaccagtggttggcaaactcattagtcaacagagccaaatatcaacaggacaacgattgaaatttcttttgagagtcaaattttttaaacttaaacttcttctaacaccacttcttcaaaatgggcttgcccaggctgtggtattttgtggaagagccacactcaaggggccaaagagccgcatgtggctcgcgagccgtggtttgccaaccactggtatagaccAAAGGCTaggccaggtgtcctcaaactacggcctgcgggccacatgcgggtgtttttgccgttttgtttttttacttcagaataagatatgtgcagtgtgcataggaatttgttcatagtttttttttaaactatagtccggccctccaacggtctgagggacagtgaactggccccctgtttaaaaagtttgaggacccctgggctaggCCATAGAACAAGCCTTAAAATTTAATACTGGGGTCTTATGAAAAGGAAACTGCAACCAGCCAGAAAATGAGCCAAATCTGGGATAGTTAGAGCATCCAAATAAATCATAACAGGTTATAACCCAAAGAATAAgaacccatcctatataataaaagggtaatatgcaaatcgactgaacagtggaacaaccgatcgctatgatgcacactgaccaccagggggcagatgctcaatgcaaaagctgacccctggtgatcagtgtgctcccaccggGGGAGCATtgccagccagaagccaggctagtgcagcagcggtggcaggagcctctcctgactccgaggcagcactaaggatcaGCAAACCAAGCGGTaaggagagagggcacaggccgggctgagagactctctcctctccccgaccccccgcagcgcacgaattttcgtgcactgggcctctagtatatttatattgatataaatgtataaacaagtagggaagaagggaaagcTCTTCCTTACAGTGGCATTTCACTTTATAAATACCAAAGGAAAGGCAAGAATCATGAATGCTAATACTAGGTGGGTGAAAGTTTATGAGAGAATATTTCATTAGTCTCAACACATCTCCCacagaatatttattaattataattggAAAAATAGTAACCTTACAAAAGACAAATATGGCACTTAGCACCTTAAGCTATCAGAATTAATCTTGTCATTACTGGTACCAACATAATATTATGAAATTCCTGATATGATTCTCTGAGAGTACAACATCACTTCTGTAGAATTCCTGCCAAAAATGCATAATCTGAACCTAAATTGTGAGGAAATAGCTAGCAAACACAAGTTCAGATCCATTCGGCATGAAAATgggatacactttttaaaaaaatgttgaggTCATGAGACAAAGTCTGCTCCAGTGTAATGTAACTAAAGATATTTGACATTGGATACCAACCCCAGATTTTGTTTCTGAGACATTATCAGGACAATTGATGGAAATTGTATAAgttctatgtattagataaatAGTACTGCATTTATGTTACTTTCTTCAACTTGACTCAAACCCAAAGGACAACTTTATATTGTTCAaccttataaatatataatatgtccAAGATAACTCAATATTAGAGTTTATTAATATATTCATCTTGTGAAAATTAGTAAAGGGAATATTCAATAAAATCGAGTCAGGAGGCCAGAGGGGGAGCTCTCACACAGTACTACTTGATGTCATTTACAGGAAGAATTGCCAATTACAGATCCCAACAGAAAAGATATATATTGCGTCTCTTACAAGAAGTCGAGAAACCGAACACCCCTGCACTCAGCCAATGAGACCACCCTCCCCCTGCACTCTTGCTTCTCCCAAAGAACTTCTGTTCAAAACTCTTCCTCCcaacttcttccttttcctccataAAATAACATTCCTTTCTTTTGTCTGTTGAACTTGCCTATGGCTTTTGCTATAGCGTGTTTGTCCTGAATTAACCCATTTTTGCTGGCAACGtaactgacttttatttttaaggccaATAATCATATTAACCAGTTAATGTAGAAAtaggttaatataaaaaaattagtaCCCAGATAGCTTAAGGAAAATATTCAATACATTTCAGCAATTCTTCTTGATAAAATTCTTAACAAACTCAGAATGAAAGGTAACTTCATTTTAAGATAATAAAAGACAACTGCCAaccccacagcaaacatcataattaaagtaaaactttataaatagaaacataaattaagTCAGGACCTACTGATTCTATTTCTCATACTATTAAGCATTGAACTGGCATCCTATTCAATGCAATAGgacaaaaaaagatgaacaattatatggactagaaagaaaaaagaattattgttacttcattttattttttaaagaatatctttatttcagagaggaagggagagggagagcaagacagaaacaccaatgatgagagagaattattgattggctgcctcctgcacagcccctactggggatcgagcccgggacccttcagtccgcaggccaatgctctatccactgagccaaagcagctaggcagtggtcggcaaactcattcgtccacagagccaaatatcagcagtataacgattgaaatttattttgagagccaaatttttaaacttaaacttcttctaacgccacttcttcaaaatagactcgcccaggccgtggtattttgtggaagagccacactcaaggggccaaagagcggcatgtggctcgtgagccgcggtttgccgaccactgagctaggccaAGAATTATTGTCATTAGAGCAAGATCTGAAAAGTGATTTTAGCAATGTTGTTAGGTACACCTATATGCCATCTGTCTTAGTCTGCTCTGGCCTATGTAATAAAATACCACTCACTGCTTGCCTTAAACACAgaaattagtttattttctcacagttctggaggctagaagtccaagatcaagatgtcagcagggtcAGTTTCTGGTGAGAACTCTCTTCCCGGCttgcagacagccaccttctcactgtcttcacatggcctttccttggGTGTGTGTCTAGAGAGAGTGAGCTCCCTCCCTGGtttctctcttataaggacactaatcttACAGGATCAGGGCCCCAACTTTATGACCACATTTAAccttaattttcttaaatgccCCATTTTCAAATAGAGGCACACTGGtggttaggatttcaatatatgaattttggaggtACACATTCAGTTCATAGCACAATAGCCAATAAGAAAATACACAAGGGGAAAAAACTGGCCATAATATCAGCAGGCATGATAAACCACTTAGGAATAATACATCTTACGTAATGTTGAATTTAAAATCAGACCCAggaataaatcttttaaaaatttatataaactgagaatttattaataaaatgttaaaatgctaTTAAAGTTCATAAaggaactgaaaagaaaaattgaaagataTGTTCAGATGCTCATCTATGAGCAACGTCGGCCGGGCTGGAAtgcacatttaaattaaaaattttcttttcatcttattGAGgtgattatatttttcctttgacttaTTGATAAGGTAATATTAATGAATAGCCAGATCATCTTTGCATTTCTAGAATAGAATCCACTTGGTTATAGCATATTTTTGTAAGGTATTGCCAGCTTCTTTTGTTAATAACTTCCCAGTATTTTTGCATGGATAGTAGTAATTAAGTTTTGTCTGCGCTTCCTTTTTAAATCATTACATTTGTTGATTTTGGTGTCCTAatgctatttaataaatataaaaggttCCTCCTAATTCCTCAGGAACTATTTAAACCTAATAATTCTCTGCTGGATGTCTGAAAGAATTCACCAGAAACTCAATGACGGatgcttttccttcttttctctgtatttttatttacttttaaaatctattgatttttagagagagaaagggaaaaagagagagagaaaccttgggGAATAAGGCCCacgctctagccaactgagcaaCTCGCCAGGGTTCCATGACGGATGCAATTCGACAGAGAATCTCTGAAATTGTCTTCGTTTTCATCCATGATTAGGTTTTCTCATTTATTGGGTCAAATTTGATATATCTATTTGTGGCATTAAAATTCTTCAAATTTATTAGCACTGAGAAGATTCCCATTCAGTGTGCTGTGTCTGGTTATTTATCCTTTTTTCCTCCTACCCTTTCTTTATGAGAATAGTTGCTAATATATTTATAACTTTCCCGCACAGCATTGGAATTACGGACCAGCTTTACCTTTTCCCACTGATTAACTCCTATCTGCTTTccataaaagtattttcaaaaatttccgTTTCCCTCAATGGAAGGCTTAAGCCAATTGTCTTTTTTAAGAAACCTACTTTCGGGTTTCAACTCCTAATCTTTTAAAATcctagccttaaaaaaaaaaataaataaaaataaaaataaataaaataaaatcctagccTTTCCGTCTCTCCCGAAAGCGTCCTCACGGAGCTCGCTGCAGGGCCCGCCGCCCTCCCGCGTCTCCAGGCAACCAGCGCTCCTAGGACGCCGGGCCGCCGGgccttctgggaaatgtagtccgaAGGTGCCTTCTTCTCGGGTACGAGCACGCGCGTTCCCATGGCCACCGACGCTTGCAGGTAGCGCCCCTTTTCTTTGTCCTGCGGCGCCGCGTGAGAGGCGAGTGCGCGCGAACACCGTCTCCGCTGCAGCCGGTCCCGATCCCGCGGACGCGCCGGGGCGCACCGAGGCCCACGGGCCGCAGGCGCTGTGCTGGCCCGGGGCgcgggtgtgtgtggggggggcgggggcggcgagCCTGGGGGCGGCGATCGGGTCACGTGGTTCCGGGGCCGGCGCGTCCGAGGTCAGAGACTTGGGGAGTGGAGGCGGTGTTGGCGTTGTTGCGGGTTCGGACCTTGGGTTGGCGGCTCGGGCGTGTGGGCTTCCGGGGTCGGGGAGCCCCGGGTGGGAGATCTGGGGGTCGCTGGGCTGCAGACTtcttggctggtaggcgtggcgcTTCTGCCGGCGCTGAGTCCGGGGTGTCAGGTGGGGTGCCGCCGGAGCCGAGGGGCCTGGCCGGACGGGGTCAGGTCCGGCCTGCGCGCACAGGTAGCGGGCTCTCGGAGGTGTCCGGACGGGGCTCCGCGTGCGGGGAGAAGGGCCCTTTCTCCCGGGGCTTCACCCCCTTTCCCCCTGGACTCGCAGGCGGATTTGTTCAACCGGCGCCTCCCGCACGTGGCATCCCTggaggagctgggctgggagcccGGCCCGGTCCGGTCCGGTCCGGTCCGGTGGAAGGAAGGGCTGGGCCTCCAGGGCCACAGAGAGAGTGGATGTGTGAGGGCTGATCCCCAGTGCGGTCCCGCGGGAAGGGTGACGTGATTGCTGGGCCTGTTACCCCCCCAACCTGACTTCACCCAGCTCAGCTTTACTTTAATCAACAGTTTTTAAAAGCGTTTctctcctaaaataaaataaaaaaagaaagaaatgaaaaggcacccccccccctgccgcatTCCccgaaaacacacacacacacacacacacacacactcgaggCCGGTGCTGGCGGGGCAGGGACATCACCATTGGCCTGAAGTCCTTAAGTCTTCACCGAAGATTTCTGGGTCTCACGGTTTTCCTATGAAAATGAGGAAGTGGAAAGAAGTGATCTTTTCCCGCCCAGTTTCCATGCTTTTTGCTGTCATTAAAACATACTTTATGCCcaggctggtttagctcagtggatagagcgtctgcctgtggactgaagggtcccaggttcggttccggtcaagggcacatgcctgggttttgggcttgatccccagtagggggcgtgcaggaggcaaccaatgattctctctcatctttgatgtttctctcttcctctctgaaatcaataaaaatatttaaaaaatactttataattatttgttgcTTGCTTTGTTTCAATCATCTAATGCTAAACAAACTGCTCTGCTTGCctcttgtttttggttttttggtttAAGGActaatgttaaaaaaattatactttattataaatttaaaatatgtccaCTGTGGTAAATTTTGAGCATTTTGATAAACAGGCTCAAATGAAAATCATTATTCCTTCAACAGGAGATAGTCACTGCTAACAtttttgtccatttcttttaGCCTTTAGTGTGTATATGTTTTTAGTActtcttatttatatttctttaaagacACAAAATTGGGAATATGCTGTA
This region of Eptesicus fuscus isolate TK198812 chromosome 23, DD_ASM_mEF_20220401, whole genome shotgun sequence genomic DNA includes:
- the ZNF26 gene encoding zinc finger protein 26 isoform X2, whose protein sequence is MATQMRAAACWELLSFKDISMDFTREEWQLLDSAQKYLYRDVILENYRNLVSVGYHGTKPDLIFKLEQGEEPWIRNAKISHQSCPDWKEWYQKNQDELESLERNYAYNTFGKLHLSKTQASSRQRLHTCNTLGKSLTQNSGLTRSYLRKSPDKFHGYEQSYFLKHQRAHSTEKNCVCGECGKAFRCKSQLIVHLRIHTGERPYECTKCERAFSAKSNLNAHQRVHTGEKPYSCSECGKVFSFRSQLIVHQEIHTGGKPYGCSECGKAYSWKSQLILHQRSHTGVKPYECSECGKAFSLKSPFVVHQRTHTGVKPHKCNECGKAFRSKSYLLVHIRMHTGEKPYQCSDCGKAFNMKTQLIVHQGVHTGNNPYQCSECGKAFGRKEQLTAHLRAHAGEKPYGCSECGKAFSSKSYLVIHRRTHTGERPYGCSFCERAFCGKSQLIIHQRTHSTEKPYECSECEKAYPRKASLQIHQKTHSGEKPFKCSECGKAFTQKSSLSEHQRVHTGEKPWKCSECGKSFCWNSGLRIHRKTHK
- the ZNF26 gene encoding zinc finger protein 26 isoform X1; the protein is MATQMRAAACWELLSFKDISMDFTREEWQLLDSAQKYLYRDVILENYRNLVSVGYHGTKPDLIFKLEQGEEPWIRNAKISHQSCPEDWKEWYQKNQDELESLERNYAYNTFGKLHLSKTQASSRQRLHTCNTLGKSLTQNSGLTRSYLRKSPDKFHGYEQSYFLKHQRAHSTEKNCVCGECGKAFRCKSQLIVHLRIHTGERPYECTKCERAFSAKSNLNAHQRVHTGEKPYSCSECGKVFSFRSQLIVHQEIHTGGKPYGCSECGKAYSWKSQLILHQRSHTGVKPYECSECGKAFSLKSPFVVHQRTHTGVKPHKCNECGKAFRSKSYLLVHIRMHTGEKPYQCSDCGKAFNMKTQLIVHQGVHTGNNPYQCSECGKAFGRKEQLTAHLRAHAGEKPYGCSECGKAFSSKSYLVIHRRTHTGERPYGCSFCERAFCGKSQLIIHQRTHSTEKPYECSECEKAYPRKASLQIHQKTHSGEKPFKCSECGKAFTQKSSLSEHQRVHTGEKPWKCSECGKSFCWNSGLRIHRKTHK